The Panicum virgatum strain AP13 chromosome 3N, P.virgatum_v5, whole genome shotgun sequence genome includes the window ttgaaattCTTGGTGGGAATTGTTAGAATTAtaggcttggcccatttattttcatcaattgtaattaaaagaattcaaagcccactattaaatgctagggaatcagttgcttaattccgtatcaggatttgaggaggatctcaaccgacttaaagggtgAACCCTTTGTataccacttgtgaagccggtaagaggaggttggtgaaccacacgcgcacgcgcgctcgctcgcctcgccgcgctGGGCTGAGGCCGTGGGCGTGGCGAGGCGCGACCGGACGGttgggcgggcgggcggtgcgcgtgcgaCGTGATGAGAATGTTTTGCTGTTGATTTGCTGTTGAATGCTGAGACAATAAAACGTTGACAGTTAAAACAGTTACAGTTACAAGTGAATGATGACACAAAATTAACGTTGACAATTACAGGTGAATGATGACACAGAATTAACCTTGGTTGTTAATGGAGATTCATGTGATTCATTGCACCAGTAACTGCCACTCGTCAAAGCCCATTAGAGCGTCCAGGTTTGTTGAATCTGAGCCACCTCCACAACTATATaagccagctcctcctcctcacatTCTCTCACACTCAAGCACTTGCttcaggtactcctgcttaggagacatcttccttctccctctgctgctttctgcAATCCCTATCGCTAGCGCTGAGATCCTGCTCGGGATAGCGGGGCAATAAGGTTTGTGGGTAGCGTCTttacgcgactgctcgctccctgatcgACTACTTTGTCTACTTCCCGGTGGTCGAATAAATATCTACGTCCTCGGctttctggtggccgaacgactacgtcctCTATTTCCTGGTGGTCGTACCTGTGTTCCCCAAGTGAACATCAAGATCGTCTCGACTACTTTCCGACGGCCGTCTACACTGCATCGACTTAGTTCGTCTACATCGAATAGCTCTAACCGACACAATGTCCAGTCATAGGAACGGTGCACCCGGTGCCtacggcactggtcccgccttggggtatattctaaacctattctggtttattaatttgttcatgtttattagtgagaataacatgaacacaagtACATATTTTGTTCACACAATATTACTCgtttatgccatgaaattgataataatatttggaattaaaatataccaaaaattgTCTAGTTTTCTAACATGAAATAGACAAATATTTAGTACTAGAAAAATCTAAATATATTTCACATATACGTTTACCTAAATTCTCTTTTTTAATGGAGGAATCCCAAGGTGGAATTTGTGATGTAACGAATGCTGTTAACAAATATTCTAGAATTTGCAATTTAGCAAATAAAATGTTATAAATTGGAGCGTAAATCGACCTCCGGCTAAAATGAAGACACGTAGGAGGACGATAAAAAGGAGACATTGATTTCATAGAAGAATAAAATATACAAGAATGCATCTCAAGATACAGAAACCATTCATAGGCTgcgtttagttcctaaaaaagTTTGcgcagtatccgtcacatcgaatattcggacacatgcatgaagcattaaatgcagttgaaaaaataactaattatataatctaactgattcctacgagatgaatctaataatgctaattaatctataattgaatactaattgtcaaataacaacaaaatgtatTATAGTAGtcaaactcaaactttttcaccaactaaacacacccatagtgacttcttttttcctttggccTGAGGAATTTCTTTTGATGGCTTCCACGTTCCATCACCCTATCTTCCCCTGTATCTTTATTGCAACCTCGGCCACTCACAGTAGTACTGTCGCTTTGTTGGTCGTGTCAGACTTGCAATACacaaaggctgtgtttagttctcatgaaaaaaaaacactgtAGTGCTGAAAAATGCACCATAGCATACTGTATTATTTTTCAtttatttgtggtaaatattgttctaccatgacctaactagcctcaaaagattcgtctcgcaacgtacatcaaaactatgtaattagtttttttatttacctacatttagtattccatgcatgagtcatttgctatatttaatatttcgatgtgatggaaaatttgaagATGTTTGAGGATCTAAACACACTCAGAAACCATTTGCAAAAAAACGGCTCCCCccacaaataaaaaaagaaagtgCTCGCCGCCATCTTTCCTTCGCTTTCAGCCAGATGTGCATGCACGCAGCGTCGACGGGCGGCGAGCCTCGCGTGGACCGAAAGGGCAGAATCTGTGCGGTTGCGTCCCCTAATAATGGCCGCCCGTTTTTGTTGTTTACCGCGCGCCACCCAGACGTCTGCCACTGATCCGTCTCCATTCTCcactcccaccaccaccaccgccccctttccgcgcctcctcctcctcctcctcccttctcccccGTTGTTGCCGTGGGGATCCGATTTCTCCACCTGCAGGCGGTGGCGCTCGATCGGCAGAgcggagatggcggcggtgaGGGTGGACAAGGCCACCAACGAGCTGCTGCTGGGCCCCGACTGGACCCTCAACATCGACATCTGCGACGCCGTCAACTCCGATCACGGGTACGTCGTCTTTTCTCCCTCCATCAGCTTTACTATTTGTTCGTCTTTCGGGGAGAACCTGGGAGGCTCTGTTTTGAATTCTTTGTTCCCGTGGCACCGCAATAATGGCGAACGGTTCGTGTTCTTGGCACCCTACGAACCGAAGGGAAAAGTGGGCTCCTTTGATTGTTGATAGGAGGATTATTTTTGTTCTGCTGTGTCGTTCTATCCTACCTTGGGATGATCAAGCTGCGGGGCTGCGATGGATGTCAACAATCGATTATTCCCCCCCACAACATGTCACCTTTTTTACTTTCCCCTAGTCTCCTTCTCATCAGCATCACAGAAAGTAACGACACAGCTTACCATTTTTTCTCTGGAATCACCGTTGCACTCGCAGGATATAATATAACGCGGCACCTTTTCCTTGTGGAAAAATTATCCAATTGCGTCCACGATGGTTTCCAATTCCCAGTCGTTTCTTCACGTCGCCAGAAATTTAGTGATGTGCTCTCATGATTGTTGTGCTCTGCTTGGGAAGACAATTTTCGTGATGATACCAGGCCTTTCCCGTGCCGACAAAATGTCCAATCAAGCACGGAACGTTGCTTTTTTTTGCGGTGTTCATCATGTCATCAGGAATTTCCTCCCATGATTAGTTTGTTCTGTGTGCACTCACTCATATATTACGGGGGCAGGCCCAAAATTTGGAAGAGGGTATTCGAAATTTCAAGTAGTGTACAAAACTTTTTTAATAGCTCAAAGTATATACTAGTACATAATTGAGTACCGATAACACAAATTGTTCATAATTTGAAAATTTGGACTGTGAGGGAGAGGGAAAGGCCGGCTGGGCCGATTTTGGATCTGTTCGGCCCATCTCGAAAAAGAGGTGGGCTGGATGttatttcctctttttttttgaatacacatgtatgtatatgattatatatactTGATTTTCTTGTAAGAATAATTGGTATTCAATGAATACCCTTGAATACCAAGTGGGCACGCCTCTGAATATATAGAGTATACCCGTTTAGTATTTCGAGCTGGTTTGGTGTGGCTCCAGCCAGCTCTGGCTCCCGCTCTGTAGTAGCCTAGCAGGTAGGAGCCGGAGCTGGAGTCACAATTTGCAGCTAGTAGGAAAAGTACCTGCCATAGATAAGGGCCGAGTAGGGCAACCTAAGAGAATCTTGTTCAAAGGTTAGAGGAGTCACCTCAACAGGATATAGTATCACGCATTGATGCCTGATGGGGATGCAATAGATTTTGTTGTACTACAATCAAAATACATTTAAAGATGGAATTGAGCCATATATCATTTGAAAATAAATAAGGAATGGATCAAATGAGAAGTGTACATTATCAGAACATGTTCTCCCAAGAGCACTCTTTCAAGTACTTTCTGAAAATAATTATGGGAtattcattttaaatcatcaCAGCATCCAGGAAAGAACTTCAAGCAATCTATTGTTTTGTGGAAATCCACATTAGCTACATGTTCTGAGTGGCCATAATCTCATTTTAGTAGTTACTGGACTTCTTGGTTATCCGCTTCCTGCAAAACTCCTTGCGGGATCTTAATTTTTcataaaagaaaatgggaaGGGATCATAagtttttttaatatatatatatatatatatatatatatatattcttagTTAAGGCCCAaaacttttttttctcgaatatgtaggagagctgtgtatctttgtattaagaagaagaggTGATCCAAATACGATAACCCACACCCCACTTTGGATCAAAGTGAGGAGTGGGAGGTTTATCATGCTAGAACTGTTACAAATAAACTGGAAAGTAGGACCTGACCAGGGACAATTCTACCACTAACAAGACTATGACACTCTCCCTAGGCCCAGGGCAGCAAAGCCCTTAGCTCCCCCAACTATCCAGGAATGAGATTCATCTTTGAAACTTGGACACTTGGTTCTAATCCGTTGAACACGCAGGAGTTCCTATGCTTCCAGAGGATCCAGGCTCCAAGTATGACCAGAGAATTAATTAAAACCCTTTCTATGCAGCCTCGGCACTTCCTCCAAGACTTCTTCCACCACTCAGCAATGGAGATGGTATGTCGAGTGGGCGCCAAAGTGGACAGATTCAAGGGTTGCAAGATGCTGAACCAGAATTGCCAGGCGAATACACAAGAAGTGAGGATGTGTTGGGATGTCTCATCCTCTTGATCGCGGAGAGGACAGTGTGCTGGGTGCAGTAGTCCCATATTTTGGAGGCGATCAGCTGTCCAACAGCGGTTACGAATAGCATGCCACATGAAGATCTTGAATTTGTTAGGAGACCAAGCTCTAGTGTATAATCCTTATCGGagacattttttttattaaatcCTCTTTGTTTCAGCTAGGATATTCAATTAGATATGGCAAGATAGTGCATCAGGAAATTGCTAGGAGGAAGTGGTAACTTTTTATTTAGATGAAATGGGCACCTATATTCAAGAGGAATGGGACTGAAATCTGGGTTGTGGGGGTGTACATCCATACCTCCGACCACTTCTCtcttttttaaaataatatttCCATTGGAATGTTAGGATTTGTAAAGGTCATTGGGCATGCTACTTTTCATATTATACAAGAAAATGGCTGTGCTAATAATATTGTATTGATTCAGGCAAGCAAAAGAAGTGATTAAAGCTTTGAAAAAACGTCTTCAGCACAAGAATGCGAATGTTCAATTTCTTGCTTTGACGGTATGCTTCTCCGCTTGATGTACTAAGCAGTCCTATTGTGTTCACCCTTATGAATGCTCTGAAATTGCTTTTCAGCTTTTAGAGACTCTAATAAAGAACTGTGGGGATCACGTGCATGTTCAAGTCATAGAGCGCAATATACTGGAGGAAATGATGAAAATTGTGAAGAAAAAGGTCAGTTCTTTGTGTTGCTTTATGACGTTTTTGGGCTTTAAGCTACATACCCCTCTTGTTTGTGTTAGAGAAAAACACAACCTACAGCAttttagtttttatttttaaaaattaaaccATTGTACTTAGTAAGTGTCAGAAATGTAATTCTGAATTATGGCACTGTATGTGTCGCACCGCTGAAAAATATTATTTGCTTCAGTAACTAAATGTATGCATGGTATATATGATCTAGTTAGCTTAAGAGCTAAACAAATTTGCAAATGCAATGCTATAAACATAAAATTTGGTGTCCTGAAAGATGCATATCTTATTTCTTCAAATTTAGAGGACTATTACAAGCAATGTACATTTGGATGCAACACTTAGAGTGAATTTTTGGTATTTCTATCACTGAAATAAACCATTTTTTCTATTTGAAATGATGtatatttctgaaattccagtttttctaaaaataatattttgcacttaatAGTAAagtcttatttattttttcttcccCTTTTGGCTGTCATCTATTTATCCGATCTTTGATCAAAGACATAACTTGCTAAATGCTAGATTCATGAGTTTATGCTATCCATTTTTCAATAGCCACATGTACCGTAAATATGAGATCATATTTATTTATTCATTTATTTTTGTCATTCTGATTAAGTTTGTTGACTGCTGTCCCAGGCAGATATGCAAGTGAGGGACAAAATTCTAACACTCCTGGATTCTTGGCAAGAAGCATTTGGGGGGCCTGGTGGAAAGCACCCTCATTATTACTGGGCATATGCTGAATTGAAGGTGTAGTTAAGATCTTTTGCATGATCAGATAGTTAAATTACACGTGAAACACATTTACTTTTAGCCTCATTAGAGTTTCTTTCTTATCCTGTGCTAACTGTAACCTTTGAGTGCATAAAAGGATCAACATGTAGATAGAACTATCACTAAGATAATGGAAATTAACTCTACTTTCTTCACCTTTCTGTCTTGTATTCTAGTCAAAATTGTTCAAGAACCACATTTTCTGAAGAATTGTCAAGAACCATATTGTAAAATAATTCCATGTGTCATTTAGGAGAAATTTTAAACTACATGAGTTTACATTGGAAGCACTTTATGACTTcatgaaaaaaattcaaagtATATTTTTATACACATGTATAAAGTGTTCCTTTAAGAAAGTCTTACTTCAGCTTGGGAGTTTATTTTGCATGAGCCAATGAATCTTTCTACTTGCAGCGATCTGGTGTGGAATTTCCTAACCGCTCACCTGATGCTGCACCAATATTTACTCCTCCAGTCACACGTCCAGCATCTTTACCATCATACCTTCAAGCAGGGTATGGAATGCCATTCGATTCTTCGTCAAGGCTTGATGTGGCAATGTCATCTAATGCAGCTTCTCTGAGGTAATCTTACTTTGGAGAAAAAAGAAGATATTTTGGGTGGTAGTATTCTTTTGTCTTCTGTGCTACATGACATGCTTTTATCTGATTAGCATGCTAGACTTGGAACGTATGCTGGGAGCTGTGGAGCTATTAAGTGAGATGCTGAGAGCTGTGGATCCGAATGATCAGGATGTAAGCATATGCCTTGGATTTTTATTGCCTTTGACATTGTTTTCCATTAATAGGTTTCATATTGTTAAATAATAAAATGTAATGATTGTAAATTCCATTACTGCTGTATCCTTGAGTGCACGACTCTGCATTTTGCATGTAAGATACATATTGTTTTAATATTTAGGTATTGAAGAGACTAGTAATTTTGTTGGTACCTATTGTATGGTTCTtgttaagtatttgtgcaaCACCTGTATAAACAATCATCTGGCCCATCTCTCTTATATATTTATGGACCCTATTATGAAATAAATGTGCATGTGTAAAGTAGCATTGACATACTTTTTAATGCTTAGGCTGTCAACGACGAAATTATCGCGGAACTTGTGAACCAATGTAGGTTGGACCAAAAAAAGATATTGAGCTTGGTAAGTTCACTAAGGTATGTGACTGCATCACTCTTTTGGTTTTCATCTGTGATCCGTTTCTTGAGTAGACGTTCTACCAGTGGTAATACCATCAGTTTTAGCCAATACACTGTTGTTCTGAAACAGGATTGTTTGATTTGCATCTGAATGTTACAGTTGCAAGTATTAGAGATATGTATAGTTGACTTGCCTTGTACTCTAAGTCTTGTAGACTCTTACTTGTACATCAATCCGTCTcggctatatatatgaaaggtcaccccccccccaatcagggtgtgtggtgtttccccAATTTCTAtctctctacatggtatcaagagTTCGGGCCTAGTTTCCTGGTCTCACCCCTTCCGCAACCCTAACTCCCGTGCACCGCCGCCCGGCCCGCACGTCCAACACCCACCAGGCCGCGCTAGTCCCctgcttgcgccgccgccgcgctggtccCTGACCTAGCGCCATGTCGGCGTCCTCCACCACGTCGGCCACCAGCCCTAGCACCGGCCAGGGCACCCTCCCCGCCGCGCACGACTCCGTCGTTCCAGTCTTCGTCAATCCGTATGCCTCCGTCAACGTCAAGACCCACGTCCCCATCGAGCTCAACCTCCGACTGCCCAACTACAACAAGTGGAACGCCTTCTTCACCGCCATGTGCGGCAAGTTGGGCCTTCTAGGTCACATCGACGGCACCATCGCGACCCATTTGGCTGATCCCACCTGGAATCAGCCTGACGCTTGTGTGCGCAGCTGGATGTACGGCTCCATCTCCGATGGCGTCCTTGACCTTGCCATGGCGCCGGATCAGACCGCCCGGGACCTCTACACGGTCATTCGTGATCTGTTCCAGGCGAACTAGGAGCCGCGCGCTGTCATCCTGAACCAGGAGCTCGCTTCCTCGACTCAGGGTGATCTCCCCATCGAAGCCTACGCAGCACAGCTGAAGCAGAACGCCGACGCTCTTCGCGACGTCGGCCACCCCGTGCTGGACCGTCAGTTGGTGCTCACCCTGCTGAACGGCCTCAACCCGCGCCTCTCCAACACTGCCGATTTCATCACCAACACGAGGCCGCTGCCGTCCTTCACCTCGGTGGTGAACATGCTTCGTCTCAAGGAACTCCGCCTCGCCAACGACAACAAGGTCGCCTCAAACTCCGCCCTTGCCGCTTCAACTACGGCTGCATGTACCTCGCCTTCCTGCCGCTCCACGCCCTCGTCCTCGCAGCCTCGTGGTGGTGGCAAGGGCAAGGACAAGGGCAAGGGCGGCAAGGGTGGCGGCAACAGCGGCGGCAacagcggtggcggtggtggtcgcGGCGGCAGCCGCAACCAACAGCAGCACGGCGGCCAGGGTTCCCAGAGTGGAACGCAACCTGGTGCCCCGCCCAACAGCCCATGGGTTTGCTTCAACCTATGGGCCTGGGGCCCACAGCAGCAGTGGCGTCCTCCCATAGCGCTGCTCCCTCAGGCACACACTGCCTTCGCAGGTGTCGCCTCCTgcgccggcgcccgccggcTACCCTGCACCAGGTGGCTGGGACCAGGCGGGTCTCATTGCCACCCTGAACCAGATGGCACTTCAGGGCGCCAATCCATGGGTGCTCGACACCGGAGCGACATTGCACATGTCCTCCAATGACGGTATCCTTTTCTCCCGCCTTCCCCATTTGCCGTCTTTCATTACGGTCGGCAATGGCTCTTCTATCCCAATTTGTAGTCGTGGCACTTCTACCTTGTCTCTAGCTGATCACACCTTTAAACTcaataatgttcttgttgctcctcaactTGTACGCAACTTACTATCTGTTCGACAGTTTACTCGCGACAATAACTGTTCTATTGAGTTTGACGCCCTTGGCTTTTCTGTGAAGGACCCGAAGACCAGGACCGTGATTCTTCGCTGCAATAGCGATGGGGATCTTTACACCATCCCCTCCACCCCGCCCCCAGCTTCCTGTCATCTcgccgatgcctccgccttgcTGTGGCATTCacgtcttgatcatcttgtgCCTGCCGCCATAGCTTCACTTAATAAGTTATCAGCTATTTCATGTAAACATACCATACGTGGTCTCTGTCATGCTTGCCAGCTTGGCAAACACTTTCGGTTGCCATTTACTAGTTCATCATCTAGCACTTCAGCTCCCTTTGAACTCGTTCATTGTGATGTTTGGACATCATCAGTGCTCAGTATTTCTGGTTTTAAATATTATCTTGTGATAGTCGATGATTTCAGTCACTATTGTTGGACGTTTCCTCTTAGGCAGAAATCAGAGGTTCATAATCATATTGTCAATTTTGTTGCTTACGCTCACACTCAATTCAGCTTGCCTACTCGCTGCTTTCAGGCAGATAACGGCACCGAGTTCGTCAACAACGCCACTGCTACGTTCCACGCTGCACGTGGCATTCTTCTTCGCACCTAGTGCCCTTACACCTCCACTCAGAATGGCAAGGCTGAACGGATGCTGCGCACCTTGAACAATAACATCCGCACCCTACTGATCCATGCCTCCATGCCTCCCACCTATTGGGCGGAAGCTTTGGCCACCGCTGTAGTTTTGCTCAACCGGCGCCCCTCCACGTCCATCAACAATGACATTCCCTATCATCGGCTATATCACAAGATGCCAGATTACTCCATACATTGGGTCTTTGGCTGTCTATGCTATCCTAACCTTAGTGCCACGACATCTCACAAATTGGCTCCTCGCTCATCAGCCTGCGTCTTCATCGGTTATCCTTCCTCCCAGAAGGGCTATCGCTGCCTGGATCTCTCCACTCGTAGAGTGATCATATCTCGACACGTTGTGTTTGATGAAGCTAACTTTCCGTTCGCGGTTACCAAGCCGCCACCAGAATCACTTGACTTCCTTGTGCAGGGTCGTCCTCCAGCGCCAGCTCCGTCCTCGGACATTGAGCGAACGCGGTCCTCCATCGATCAGTCGGACCTGGCCGACCTGGACCTTGCCATTATTTGGCATGGCCCCGTCCGCCATGCCCCATTGGCACCCGCCGGCCCTTCACCGGCACCTGCAGAGCCTGCGTAGGCCTCTGCCCCGGCCAACTCTCCAGCCGACCACCAGCCGGCCGCTGCGGCTGTACAGCAGCCGCCTGCCGGTGCTCACCGGCCTCTCCGCGTCTACATCCGGCAACTACGACCTCCGGAGCACGTCCAGGGCCATGTGCGGCCGACTCCTTCAGCACAGGGCGGCGCCGGCTCCTTCTCCAATACCTCGCGCCCAGCCCTCCCTTGGGCCGATGCGGGTCTCCGTGCCGCGTGCGCCGACATCGTCCCATCCGGTGACTCGGGCTTAGACGGGCTCCCTTCCACCGCCACCGGACCGCCTCCCGCTCTCCGTGACTCATGCCTCACCACTCCCGGCCAACTATCGCAGCGCCCTCGCCGACCCCAATTGGCGTGCTGCGATGGTTGACGAGTACAGGGCGCTCATCGACAACGGCACCTGGCGGCTTGACCCTCACCCGCCTCGTGCCAATGTCGTCTCCGGCAAGTGGATCTTCAAGCACAAGTACCACTCCGACGACTCCCTCGCTCGCCATAAGGACTGGTGGGTCGTCCGCGGGTTCTCACAGCAGCATGGACTCGACTACGACGAGGCTTTCAGTCCGGTTGTCAAACCGGCCACGATTCGGGTCATCCTCAGCCTCGCCGTATCTTGCTCTTGGCCGATCCATCAGCTCGACGTGAAGAATGCCTTCTTTCATGGTCATTTGGAGGAGACAGTCTACTGCTAGCAGCCGCCTGGATTTGTTGATCTGACTGCCCAGATCACGTCTGTCTCCTGCAAA containing:
- the LOC120665832 gene encoding TOM1-like protein 6 isoform X4 — translated: MAAVRVDKATNELLLGPDWTLNIDICDAVNSDHGQAKEVIKALKKRLQHKNANVQFLALTLLETLIKNCGDHVHVQVIERNILEEMMKIVKKKADMQVRDKILTLLDSWQEAFGGPGGKHPHYYWAYAELKRSGVEFPNRSPDAAPIFTPPVTRPASLPSYLQAGYGMPFDSSSRLDVAMSSNAASLSMLDLERMLGAVELLSEMLRAVDPNDQDAVNDEIIAELVNQCRLDQKKILSLG